AATATAatcaatataaatattattgaggtttatatttatttttatctctTGAACAGGAAGCACTGTAATAATCGGAATTAAGTATTTCAATTAAAGGTTTGTTTCGAATgttttaaaaaccttaagcTTTTGATTTGTGGTGTCCTAATTTTATGGAAAGTAGTTCCCATTTTGGTCGAGTGtaaatgttgctgctgctgctccgtGTTGTTCTCTTTGTGCCCATCTGCAACCTCATCTCATCTCGCGCTGACGGCTTTTGAACTGCCTTCGTttgttgtcgttgtcgttgtcgtACTCTAAATTAACCGTTTCGTTACGTCAGCGCTGTCTTTTGTGCGTTGACAGAAGCGATTGTTGTTGCTTCTGTCGAGTGAGTCCTGTAGTCCTGCAGTCGTGGAGCATGGAGTCCCAGAGTCCTGTTTAGTTGCAAGTTTGTATGAGGCAGCCGTGCGTGCCCGGTCGCCTGGCAATTGGAGCAATCAGGCAGCTGAACTCAGCCCGGTTCTCCAGCTTTTTGGCCCGTTTTTAGCTCCAGACAGCccatcccaatcccgaacccaaacccaaacccacTACCGATTCCAATCCCAAGCCCCCCGGCACTCAGTCGCACTCAACTGACGGCGCAGCTCGGAGACAGTTGGCTTTGTCTTGTCAGCTGGGTCCTGGCACTGTCCTGATTGGCATTTACAATTAGCGAGTGGGTAAATAGAGAGATGCTGCGAGAATGTTCCAAGTCCGGGTGCCAAAATAAACCAGAACTCGTTTTGGGGATCGCGGCAACAAGAATGCTTTGGAATTAGCCCCGTTTTTATAAGACACCTGACATTAGAAACCTGTAAGATAAAAGAATCTAATTAAGTATATTAACATTAAGGTTTTGAGGATCTTGGTTGCAAGCATGCTTTGGAATTAACCCCTTTATTTTATAAGACACCTGATATTAGAAacctgaaaaataaaaacagtcTAATTAGgttttatttaagtttaattAAGTTTTAAGGATCGTGGAATTTATCCCTCTATTTTATAAGACACCTTATTTTAGAGGCCTGTAAAATAAGATGAGTCTAATAAGgtttaataacaataaagtTTTGAGGATGTTGGTTACAAGCACGCTTTTTAATTAACATCCTTTTTTTATAAGACTCCTGATTCTAGAAACCTGAAAAATGTCAAGAGTCTTATAAGgtttaataacaataaagtCTTAAGGATCGTGGAATTATCTCGCCTTTATTTTATAAGACACTTGATTTTAAAAACCTGTAAAATAAAAGTGATAAATTACCCCTTTATTTTATAACACACTTGATCCTAGAAACCTGTAAAAAAGGAGTTAAATTACgtataataacaataaagtATTATACTAGGAATTTCATTGATCCTTGTAACCACTAAACCcacaaataaaatagaaatcagtaaaagaaagtaaatgtaaaattttattatataatcCCCCACAATGTGTATATTAAAGATCCCGTGATAACTATAACGAAATCTCCTGATTTAGGGTAGCAAACCGTCAACTAAAaagcctaaaagtatgcagcacTAAAGCTCACGCACACATAGACCCCTCCACTCATGCAAAGGTGTGTGCGTGCTTGTGTGGCAATGGAATAATGTACTCTTAATTTGTTATGCGTGTGTGATTAATGATCCATGCATAACGATAACTTTGACTCATTACACCTGCTGATTTATCGCTGTCAACGGGTGGTCCACAATGTCACATAGCCACCCCAaaacccccctccccctcacaCACACATTACACATTACAGGCACATGGaaatgaattttgaattttgattcGGCCACTTTCGCTTAATCATTTCGCAATTAGCCGGCATTGTTAGGGCATTTGCATTGATTTATTGACGCTGTCGCCAAGATTGCCCGCTGTTCGATTTCCCCCAttggcatttttaattttcccattttccatgTCAGTTAATTTTCCACTACTGTTCGCCAGCATGGAAAATGCACAATTAATTAAGCTTTACTGCTTGTTTTTGCTTTCGCCTCCATTGACTTTTCCGCTTTTCTCGTTTTCTTTATTCCCTTACTTTTTTTTGCCAGCATTTTTTGGTCTTTGGAAAGTGTGAAGATTCAGATTCACTGGGTATATCGATGGAAATGGAAGTAATTAATGGGCGTGGCAGCGGTTGCCCCCAACACTTGTACCGCCTGCGCTAATGACCCATATTATGAGGTTATTACTGCAGTCCActtgtgtgcgagtgtgtgtgttggtAAGTTTTCGCGATTGCCAGTGCATTTGTGATGACATTTCGAATGTGTTAAGTAATTGCAAAAGGCTTCGATGAGACGTCGAAACCGAAGAGGTCTGTGGGAGGGAAGGGGGAAACACTCGTCCGCGGAGGCTGATGAACTGCAGTTAATTGAAGTCTATTTGGGTTGATGGATGGTCGGGCTGGTCTGAATAAACAACAACCATCTGCCCGGGGGAGTGGGTCTTAATTAGGGTATTCCGTATTGGGTAGGCAATACCTACCGCTGAAAAAGGCCCGAATAAGCGGGTTAGCCGGAGTTGGGCAAGATCGGTCAGCTAGATTGGTCCCGGTTAGGTTTTAATTAAAACGAGGGAGTGTTACGTGgaggctttaaatatattttaatatttttacgATTTGTATACACACCAGGTTATCTATATTTTTTCGTGTATTTAAATAATGCTTGTTACTTTCaggaaaaatttatttaagacAATTATGCTGTTCCACCTCATATGCTTTGTATGACATATAATATGcacaaaaacaatttaattattatgatgGGACTAATTGGAATACAATTTCAATGAAGCGGtcaaattggttttaaaagaaaattatttcaTCAGAATAATAATGCatacatttaacaaaaaactGTTCTTATTTCATTTAGTTATTTATACAGTCAGGGGCGTAGGCAGAATTTTTTCAAGAGGGGTTTAATATTTGtttgaataaatttttataactACATTTGATTTCAGTGTCGCAAAGCTctagttatttattttcactAACAAACTTTAGACTCGTTTTATTTTCAGTTTAGACACCCCTTAGTACAAATCTATCTTGTTAAAAAAATTCGTCAGCTATTTATATAGTTCACAAATTGTTTACTGTCAAATGTGTAATGTTGTAATGAAGTTATCTTAAAATCCTTTATATCATAAGAACATAAGCTAActagtatatatatttcttataaGTTATAAAGATTTTACTGCTCTGCCCCCAGCTGAATTTAAAATGCCCCCGATTGAGGTGAGCGTGCGCCAAGGAGCGGCCTTCCTGGCCCTGTATGTCCTGCTCCTGGCCGCTCTGGTCCGTCCGCAGATGAACTTCAGCATCTTCGTGGACTCCTTCTTCCTGCGGGTGAAGTACTCGGCGGTGATGGTGCTGAGCTACCGCTTCGACACCTACATGGCCGTGGCCGCCGCTCCACTCAGTGCCGTCACCGTGTTCGCCCTCTCCAAGTGGAACGAGCGGTGCGAGAATCCCGCGCACCACAAGATGGTCATCACGGGCGTGGCATGCTTCTATGTCCTGGTCCTGCTGGCCAATGTCGTGGCCAATGGCCTGGTGATGCAGCAGGCGCTCATCCGGTTCGACCAGTGCCCCTATAGGGCCTGGTACATGTACGGCCAGATGGCGATGTCCTTTATCAAGTCGTCGATTGCGGACGTTCAGGAGGTGTTCACCAGGCAGCACCACCGTCGACCCAGGCTGATGTATCGCATGCATTAGGTACAGCTTAAAAATCATTACCATTTAGTATTTCCAAAAGAATTTCAAGACAACTATTGGAACATGTACAGgcgtttaaaaaatatgatcttatataataaaaaaaaatagtatctttaaaaaatcagaGCTAAGTAAATTGTATAAGGTACAGCTTAAAAAATCATTATCATTTAGTATTTCCAAATGAAGATCAAGACATCTATCGATCTCATATGatataataaaatgttatttaataaGATCTTTTGAAGgtttaaagtttataaaattatataaggCACAGCTTAAAAATCATTATCATTTAGTGTGTTCCAAACAATTTCAAGACAACTATCgggatatgtatgtatatgtatagGCATGATCTCATATAACCTAAGaaaatattctttttataAAATCCATTGATGATTTTAAAGTTAACTAAACTGTGTATTGCATATCCATAAATTTTTATCATTTCTTAACTTATAtcttaaatgatttaaatttGTAAGGATTCAATAAACGTAGACCCCTGTAATAATTAACAGCAGCCAAATAACTGATATTGGGAATACAATTTTCCAAATCAATTAACACAATTGTGTAATATTCAATTACCTCCCTGCCTTGTTTAATTTTGTCATTCCAAGGCAACATAATTTCATCAAGGTAAGTGCAAGGTAAATTATTGTGAGCGGTGATTATTTATCCGGCAACTGTGACTTTATCTGGACATTAACAGGAAAACAATGAACCCAAGGTTCAAGTCTGTCTGAGGTTTCCATCTGACCAGCGTCCAGCTGCCGGTGATTCGATTGTGGGTGGTGCAGAATGGATTGTTTACGGTGGGTTGCTGTGGGGTGGGGCTTGTGTGGAGTTTCTGTGGGTCGATGGCAAATGATGTGCACAGTTTGTTGCGGTCAAGTTGCATATTAGATTTAATGCGATTTGCATTCGCCGCTGCCTGCATCGATAATGATGCGCTGCCCCAGGCGACACTTGGCTGTTTGGCTTGGTTTGGTTACCAGTTTGGAATGGTATTGGGATGGGGACTGGGATTGAGTTTGAGGAAACGTTTGTCTAGGCAACCGCAGAGGCGGCGGGGTGTCCTTCGATTTTGAGGGGGGCGGGCAGGGCGTGTCTGGCGAGTAAGTAATTTTGTGGTTGTATTCCGGGGCACGTTGCTTTGAGGCTGCCAACTCGATCGGCGTTGTGGCGTGGGCTTTTGGCAAATAGTTAAGCGCAAACAGAGGCCGAAAACTCCCCCCCCCTCcccaaacgcaaaaaagccccACGGCTGAAATCCTGCCCCGGATAATTGAAATTTTATGCCAGGCTTAAGCAAAAGTATACAATTCCGACTCTGACGCAAATTCCCAACAAAATGTTTTACATATTGTAATCCagagacaaaaaaaaaatacattgtTTTCTCTGCTGCCAAAGCTCGAAACATGTCTTTGATCTCCAAAACATGTGCACAAAatgacaaaacaaaatataaaaaatatataaaaattaaaaacgggCCAATTTACACACAAAAGGGAAAACGCAGAGCCAGCAAAAAACTTTGTGCATATGCATATATGCAAAATACGAATtacaaaatacaaacaaaTTAATCGAAACGAAATGTAAGTGCTTAAAACAGAGCTAAATGAGTTCTGACTTTGCCGGGGGCATTAAATATTTCCCCAAAAAAATGCGAGAAATGCTGAAACCAGACAACGGGTTTTCCCCGAGACACTAAAACTTATTTATGCCTTCGTTTTGATCGAGGGGGTGGCCTGCTGTCTCTTTCTGACACCCCTCTACCCTCTCTTTCGCACACTCACGAGCGTGTGCGCCTGACATTCCaactaaatataaaacattGGAACAtgctaatttatttttgaactGCGGGAAATAACATCGATGTTGGCTGCCAACAACTtcccataaataaataaactgtaAATAAACTGTGGTTAAACCCAACTGGCCATCCCAGCTAAAGCCAGAAAATATGTGAAACGATTTATCTTTGATTTCAGATATCTAGTCAGCATTTTTGGGATCTTAGATTTCCCCAGAAGACAGAAGACATCATTCCTATATgggtaaaaaataaacaagaatAGAACGGAATTCTAAAACTTCAGActgatttaatttattctgatttttattatttgtattttttaataagtgtgtaaaacatttttattataatattaatttttattatattgaaaaaattaactttaattAGTGTTATTATTAAGGGAATTATTGAAAAGGTAATCAATTGTTTAAATCTACATCTATTTATTTACTGCATTAGTACTTCAAAATTTGTAAAGTAATAAAGTTAAGTGATTGTCAAAAGTTTATTAAACCGATTATTTATTTCCTTTCAATTACTGGGTATCAAATAACCGAGCTTCCCAGTTGAAAGTGCAAATTTGGCTTAGATTTTCCTAACTCTTATCTTAAGTGATCGTAAAAAGTCGCCAATTAAAAGAGCGCACTTTGAAGTGTGTTCTAAtttctttttacttttttttcgcGAGCTCAGCAGAGCTACCTGTTTGGATTAAGATATAATCTCGGAACCGAGGCTCGGGCTCCAAAAGGCACTGCCTGGAATTTTCCCGATGGGATGTGGCGAGAAGTTATTGAACCGCCGCAGGATTATCAGTACTTAAAGTGACAGTCGGGTGACAAAAATTGAAATGTCAGATCAATGGGAGGCAATTAAAAGCAGTGATTGATGTGCCAATTTGTAATCTGTTAATTAACATATCCCCTACCCGCTTTAATTACCCTCCAGCGAAACGAAACACCCAAGTTCAGTGGTACAATGCGAGtgcaattaatatttttattacgtATAATTTGGATTAATTGCCGCTCACATTCCATGAATCATCCCATCAAATGTGTGTCAACGCGAGCGCCTCATAGTCGAGCATCTCGGCCAGATTTGCATTTCTTTTGTCCACAGTGCCTGACGCCACAAACCCGATCCCAAAATGCTGGATCTGCGGCTTCCTCAGGTGTTCCTGACCTGTGCTCCCCGGCTCATCGTGTGTCACTCACTCCTCGAACCCCAGAATCTCGGAATCTCAGCCTCCGCATCGGCATCACCAGCAGATTCAGATTCATCTCGGCTCTGCTGGAAATCAAAGTTTAGAAACCGGATTTGCATGCCAATAAAGCCGAGGCtggcaaacaaaacaaatcaaacgaaatgaaattctttcggctttcgcctggCTTTTgctttaaatacaaaatcgCACGGCTCAGAACATTAGACTGGTTTAAGAGCTCGAATTAAGCGCATTGACGGGGAATAAAGTCAGACGTCAGCTGGAAACACATAAAGATCCTCCAGCAAGTGTgaacaaccaaaaaaaagtgcTAAAATTACATTCCAGCTAATTATATAAAATCATTTTCGGTGTTAATACTCGTTTATTACCAATGGCTGGCAAATATAACACTCAAATGGTAAGCATCTCCAGTGAATTTTTGATCCTTAgtggtttaaaaatattttctctaTACTTTtggattaaataaatatttccttgGCCAATTAATTGTTGAGaacatttataatttaaagttaaattaaattggaatATTGACATAATTTTtggaaataaaaaagttttataaGATCCCTGTAAAAATACttatattaaaacaaaacaaaaaaatatagtaCTTAAAGCCTTAAAGGTTCTAAGTAAATGTCTTAAAAATGTTGATATCCTTTActgattattttatattttttatctttAATAAAGATCCTGCTTAGCTGCAGCTTGGCTCTGCTCCTGAGCTTCTCGGAAGCCCTTC
This region of Drosophila subpulchrella strain 33 F10 #4 breed RU33 unplaced genomic scaffold, RU_Dsub_v1.1 Primary Assembly Seq354, whole genome shotgun sequence genomic DNA includes:
- the LOC119560616 gene encoding uncharacterized protein LOC119560616 isoform X2; the encoded protein is MPPIEVSVRQGAAFLALYVLLLAALVRPQMNFSIFVDSFFLRVKYSAVMVLSYRFDTYMAVAAAPLSAVTVFALSKWNERCENPAHHKMVITGVACFYVLVLLANVVANGLVMQQALIRFDQCPYRAWYMYGQMAMSFIKSSIADVQEVFTRQHHRRPRLMYRMH
- the LOC119560616 gene encoding uncharacterized protein LOC119560616 isoform X1 — protein: MSEFKMPPIEVSVRQGAAFLALYVLLLAALVRPQMNFSIFVDSFFLRVKYSAVMVLSYRFDTYMAVAAAPLSAVTVFALSKWNERCENPAHHKMVITGVACFYVLVLLANVVANGLVMQQALIRFDQCPYRAWYMYGQMAMSFIKSSIADVQEVFTRQHHRRPRLMYRMH